A single window of Pyxicephalus adspersus chromosome 10, UCB_Pads_2.0, whole genome shotgun sequence DNA harbors:
- the M6PR gene encoding cation-dependent mannose-6-phosphate receptor, translating into MHAQLWCLCLAVVSVIADDVLVDDCILTGGDKKSSAEQALLRTLAPLQNRKFETSSKEGEDAYVYTFVMCGRVNSSKSTNEGLVQSKVGSSETSVIGRINDTHILSGTDWIMLFYKSGDKYDGHCDKEPRKAMVMISCNKNTLGDGFTIISEERNKSRDCFYLFEMDSSLACPPEESHLSVGSILLIVFAVLLAVYIIGGFIYQRFVVGAKGIEQFPNITFWQEFGNLVADGCDFVCRSRPRSSETAYRGVGDDQLGEEPEERDDHLLPM; encoded by the exons ATGCATGCACAACTGTGGTGTCTCTGCTTAGCGGTTGTATCCGTCATTGCTGATGATGTTCTTGTAGATGATTGCATCCTGACAGGTGGAGACAAGAAGTCCTCAGCAGAGCAAGCTCTCCTCCGTACATTGGCTCCGCTGCAGAACAGAAA GTTTGAGACGAGCTCTAAGGAAGGTGAAGATGCCTATGTATATACGTTTGTAATGTGTGGCCGGGTCAATAGCAGCAAAAGCACAAATGAAGGACTGGTTCAATCCAAAGTCGGGTCATCGGAAACTTCTGTTATTGGTCGAATCAATGACACCCACATCCTCAGTGGAA CGGATTGGATCATGCTATTCTACAAATCCGGAGACAAATATGACGGTCACTGTGATAAAGAACCAAGGAAGGCGATGGTCATGATCTCCTGCAACAAGAACACATTGGGG gATGGCTTTACGATAATTAGTGAAGAGAGAAACAAGTCGAGGGATTGTTTCTACTTGTTTGAGATGGACAGTAGTCTTGCCTGTCCACCAGAAGAATCCCATCTCAGTGTGGGCTCTATTCTACTCATTGT GTTTGCAGTACTACTTGCTGTTTACATCATCGGTGGATTCATTTATCAGCGCTTTGTTGTTGGAGCTAAAGGGATAGAGCAGTTTCCTAACATTACTTTTTGGCAAGAGTTTGGCAACCTAGTAGCG GATGGCTGTGACTTTGTGTGCCGATCTCGACCTCGTTCTTCAGAAACTGCTTACCGTGGAGTGGGAGATGACCAGCTTGGGGAGGAACCAGAAGAAAGAGATGACCACCTTCTACCTATGTAA